Proteins from a single region of Corylus avellana chromosome ca11, CavTom2PMs-1.0:
- the LOC132166776 gene encoding WAT1-related protein At4g08300-like — protein MAPVGGELKVIYKRFKPHILMVLTHMAYTFLYLITDISFHHGMNAHVFVTYRHALGGLVIFPFAYFLERKVRPKMTVALFLEIFVLSLVGVGLTLNMYFASLKYTSPTFVTSVVNTVPSLTFVIAVALRMESLDVRHPRGIAKVLGTLTCLAGVIVIALYEGAELQSWKGAPIHIIRSNYVHENWIKGPILAVASSISWSIWYVMQGITMKKYPAPLSLTTWINFVGGAQSAVFTVLIQHKPAAWSIPFNIEFWNIVYAGIVCSGLIIFVQLWCTVQKGPVFVTIFNPFGTVLVGLQAYFLLGERMHMGRIVGAVIIILGLYLVLWGKEGDQYDIKSREKSFLSNDEPKEPKIPREEVP, from the exons ATGGCACCCGTAGGAGGTGAATTGAAGGTGATCTACAAGAGATTTAAGCCGCACATTCTCATGGTTCTGACTCACATGGCTTATACATTTTTGTACCTCATCACAGACATTTCCTTCCACCATGGGATGAATGCTCATGTATTTGTAACCTACCGTCATGCTTTGGGGGGTTTAGTGATATTTCCTTTCGCCTATTTTCTTGAGAG AAAAGTAAGGCCAAAGATGACAGTAGCCTTGTTTTTGGAGATTTTTGTGCTTTCTCTAGTAGG GGTTGGCTTAACCCTTAACATGTACTTTGCAAGCTTGAAATACACCTCTCCAACCTTTGTCACATCCGTGGTGAACACCGTTCCATCCTTGACTTTTGTAATTGCCGTTGCACTCAG GATGGAGAGTCTTGATGTTAGGCACCCTCGTGGGATAGCCAAAGTGCTGGGAACCTTGACATGCTTGGCAGGGGTGATAGTCATAGCTTTGTATGAAGGAGCTGAACTTCAAAGTTGGAAGGGTGCTCCGATCCACATAATCAGAAGTAATTATGTTCATGAGAACTGGATCAAAGGACCAATTCTAGCTGTTGCAAGTTCCATATCATGGTCTATATGGTACGTTATGCAG GGAATTACAATGAAGAAGTATCCTGCGCCACTGTCACTAACTACATGGATAAACTTTGTCGGTGGAGCACAATCAGCCGTCTTTACTGTACTCATACAACACAAACCAGCAGCATGGTCCATTCCATTCAACATTGAGTTTTGGAACATCGTATATGCT GGAATTGTATGCTCAGGTTTGATAATCTTCGTTCAACTATGGTGTACGGTACAAAAAGGTCCAGTTTTTGTGACCATATTTAATCCCTTCGGAACTGTGTTGGTAGGACTTCAAGCATACTTCCTTCTTGGCGAAAGGATGCACATGGGCAG AATTGTGGGAGCAGTCATCATCATCCTCGGTCTATACTTGGTGTTATGGGGCAAAGAAGGTGACCAATATGACATCAAATCCCGAGAGAAATCTTTTTTGTCTAATGATGAGCCGAAGGAACCCAAGATACCAAGAGAAGAAGTCCCCTAA